One Methanobacteriaceae archaeon genomic region harbors:
- the argB gene encoding acetylglutamate kinase, with protein MKTVNILVEALPYIKKFHEKKIMIKYGGHAMIDEKAMESTARDTVLLKYVGMEPVVVHGGGPEISRSMNKMGKEPKFIEGLRITDEETMEIVKMVLVGKINTSIVSNICLHGGKGVGLSGKDSGLIKARKKAPHVFKNIETGEERQIDLGLVGEIESINTEIIEMLTDNNYIPIISPIGVDNTGNTLNLNADTVAGDIASKIDAEKLIVLTDVPGILEDPKDPESLIKKISIDEISELVKDGIIKDGMLPKTMTCIQAIQEGVSSAHIIDGRVEHSILLEIFTKKGIGTMITK; from the coding sequence ATGAAAACAGTGAATATTTTGGTGGAAGCCCTGCCTTATATTAAAAAATTCCACGAAAAAAAGATTATGATAAAGTATGGTGGCCATGCCATGATTGATGAAAAGGCCATGGAATCCACAGCCAGAGATACAGTTCTCTTGAAATATGTAGGTATGGAACCGGTGGTAGTACATGGCGGAGGTCCAGAAATATCTAGATCCATGAATAAAATGGGTAAAGAACCTAAATTTATTGAAGGGCTACGTATAACTGATGAAGAAACCATGGAAATTGTTAAAATGGTTTTAGTTGGAAAAATTAATACTAGTATAGTATCTAATATTTGTTTACATGGTGGTAAAGGTGTAGGATTATCTGGAAAGGACAGTGGACTTATTAAGGCACGAAAAAAAGCACCTCATGTATTTAAAAATATTGAAACCGGTGAAGAAAGACAGATTGATTTGGGATTGGTTGGTGAAATAGAATCAATAAATACCGAGATTATTGAAATGCTAACTGATAATAATTATATTCCTATTATTTCTCCTATTGGTGTGGATAACACCGGGAATACTTTAAACTTAAATGCAGATACGGTTGCGGGTGATATTGCTTCAAAAATAGATGCTGAAAAGTTAATAGTTTTAACCGATGTGCCTGGAATTTTAGAAGATCCTAAAGATCCAGAATCACTGATAAAGAAGATAAGCATTGATGAAATTAGCGAATTGGTTAAAGATGGCATTATTAAAGATGGAATGCTTCCTAAAACTATGACTTGCATCCAGGCCATACAAGAAGGTGTTTCTTCGGCCCATATTATTGATGGGAGAGTAGAACATTCTATATTACTGGAAATATTCACTAAAAAAGGAATAGGGACTATGATAACCAAGTAA
- the argJ gene encoding bifunctional ornithine acetyltransferase/N-acetylglutamate synthase: MKIISGGVCAVDGVLASGAQKGKYGVGIIFNEKSNASAVFTSNKVVAAPVIITKKSIENGHISAIVANSGNANCFTGENGISNAIKMAKTVSKFLKIDSDDVGVGSTGVIGREMPMEIINPLIDESLKTLENTPEGSLRAAEAIMTTDTFSKEFAVETTLEDGSVVKIGGITKGSGMIAPNMGTMLSYITTDVKASPEELHKALKEAVEQSFNMVIVDGDESTNDMLVIMANGKSGKIDENFQKALNFLCQMLAKMMAKDGEGATKFMEVEIKNAESIEDARLASKSIAKSPLVKTALFGADPNWGRIVAATGYSGAKMDEKIISVSLKALKSFSNHELTIETSSDDKNTVKIVDKGNVLAFENTKELSDAEAIMKSKDIKIIVDLGLGQYSATAYGCDLSYDYVKINAEYTT, translated from the coding sequence ATGAAAATTATTAGTGGTGGTGTTTGTGCTGTTGATGGAGTTCTGGCTTCTGGGGCACAAAAAGGAAAATATGGTGTGGGAATCATCTTTAATGAAAAAAGTAATGCTTCAGCAGTATTCACATCAAATAAAGTAGTTGCAGCTCCAGTTATTATTACAAAAAAGTCAATTGAAAATGGCCATATTTCGGCAATAGTGGCCAATAGTGGCAATGCAAATTGTTTCACTGGCGAGAATGGTATTTCAAATGCAATTAAAATGGCAAAAACAGTTTCTAAGTTTTTAAAAATTGACTCAGACGATGTAGGGGTGGGATCCACAGGAGTAATTGGTCGGGAAATGCCTATGGAAATAATAAATCCTTTAATTGATGAATCTCTAAAAACTCTAGAAAATACTCCTGAAGGGTCTTTAAGAGCTGCAGAGGCCATAATGACGACAGATACATTTTCTAAAGAATTTGCAGTGGAGACTACTCTTGAAGATGGTAGTGTTGTTAAAATTGGTGGTATAACCAAAGGGTCTGGAATGATTGCGCCTAATATGGGGACCATGCTTTCTTATATAACCACTGATGTTAAGGCATCACCTGAAGAACTCCATAAAGCTCTTAAAGAGGCAGTGGAGCAAAGTTTTAATATGGTTATAGTGGATGGTGATGAAAGTACCAATGATATGTTGGTTATAATGGCTAATGGGAAGTCTGGAAAGATTGATGAGAACTTCCAGAAAGCATTGAATTTTCTTTGTCAGATGCTAGCAAAAATGATGGCCAAAGATGGGGAAGGAGCTACTAAATTCATGGAAGTTGAAATTAAAAATGCAGAGTCTATTGAAGATGCTCGTTTAGCTTCTAAATCAATTGCCAAATCTCCTTTAGTCAAAACTGCATTGTTCGGTGCAGATCCTAACTGGGGGCGTATAGTGGCGGCTACAGGGTATTCTGGAGCCAAAATGGATGAGAAAATTATCAGTGTTTCTTTAAAAGCATTAAAATCTTTTTCAAACCATGAATTAACTATTGAAACATCATCTGATGATAAAAATACTGTTAAAATAGTCGATAAAGGTAATGTGTTGGCCTTTGAAAATACAAAAGAACTATCTGATGCGGAAGCTATAATGAAAAGCAAGGATATAAAAATTATTGTTGATTTAGGATTAGGCCAGTACTCGGCCACGGCTTATGGCTGTGATTTAAGTTATGATTATGTAAAAATTAATGCGGAATATACAACATAG
- a CDS encoding Zc3h12a-like ribonuclease encodes MKVIIDASNVAHYGKGKDEKPLLKNILSSIESLKKLGYEPVIIADASLRHEIDNKESFNNYLQDGEFHQVPSGTTADHYILKLAEEDDAKILSNDNFREYFDEFQDINSRRIPFTLKDGEIDIGTSSKPKKIKNILQKISTETLSQFEKKNMDSYRIKKGKKLSGIAIAKEAIDRITKSKEEGIEPKLEGLFMKIPLFEKVMSMVEEAEKTSDFIIFVLVHPKDYKDAVKNAGNIAVTVGDRLKLDHAPLVAVRNDLFTRPGSFELNIIYSDEILEESPYNVNITINDHDYSFVKKNSRNIASTIAARLGTWKFPIVSVKPSMLMEKPGQFDIILEKGGND; translated from the coding sequence TTGAAAGTTATTATAGATGCATCGAATGTGGCCCATTATGGGAAAGGAAAAGATGAAAAACCTCTTTTGAAGAATATATTGAGTTCAATAGAATCTTTAAAGAAATTGGGTTATGAACCGGTAATCATTGCAGATGCATCGTTACGTCATGAAATTGATAATAAAGAATCATTTAATAATTATTTGCAGGATGGTGAGTTTCATCAAGTTCCTTCTGGAACTACGGCTGATCATTACATTCTGAAATTGGCTGAAGAAGATGATGCTAAAATACTTTCTAATGATAACTTTAGAGAGTATTTTGATGAATTTCAAGATATTAATAGTCGAAGAATACCATTCACTTTAAAAGATGGTGAAATTGATATTGGAACCTCTTCTAAACCAAAGAAAATAAAGAATATTCTGCAAAAAATTTCTACGGAAACTCTTTCTCAATTTGAAAAGAAGAACATGGACTCTTACAGAATTAAAAAAGGTAAGAAACTTAGTGGGATAGCTATTGCTAAGGAAGCTATTGATAGAATCACTAAAAGCAAAGAAGAGGGCATTGAACCTAAATTAGAGGGACTTTTTATGAAGATTCCTCTTTTTGAGAAAGTTATGAGCATGGTGGAAGAAGCAGAAAAAACCAGTGATTTCATTATTTTTGTTTTAGTACATCCCAAAGATTACAAGGATGCTGTAAAGAATGCAGGTAACATAGCCGTTACTGTTGGTGATAGATTAAAACTGGATCACGCACCATTGGTTGCGGTTCGTAATGATCTTTTCACTAGACCAGGTAGCTTTGAATTAAATATAATATACTCCGATGAGATTTTAGAAGAATCCCCTTATAATGTAAATATAACTATTAATGATCATGACTATTCTTTTGTAAAAAAGAACTCCCGAAACATTGCTAGTACCATTGCAGCCAGACTTGGAACCTGGAAATTTCCTATAGTATCTGTAAAACCGAGTATGCTTATGGAAAAACCAGGTCAGTTTGATATTATCCTAGAAAAGGGAGGAAATGATTAA
- a CDS encoding metallophosphoesterase, which produces MVLIAHLSDLHVGAHNHVEKTLLDAIDQINNLNPDLIVLTGDLTDNGYYLEFLKVNEYLDLFENPVMVVPGNHDARHVGNETFEEIFHDRSGTLSNDSDNLTVIGLDSSEPDLDYGKVGRPQQIWMEDELLKAQNNNQYQIIALHHHIIPVPKTGRERNVLADAGDILHSLTNNNVDLVISGHKHVPHLWELQKTVFVTAGTVSSLKLRGKDLNSFNTYNIEENALEINLNQVYGKKHLMAKFENKCSI; this is translated from the coding sequence ATGGTCTTAATTGCCCATTTATCTGATCTTCATGTAGGTGCACATAATCATGTTGAAAAAACTCTCCTAGATGCCATAGATCAGATTAATAATTTAAATCCTGATTTAATTGTTTTAACCGGGGATTTAACTGATAATGGTTATTATTTGGAGTTTTTAAAGGTTAATGAATATCTTGACTTGTTTGAAAATCCTGTAATGGTAGTTCCAGGCAATCATGATGCTCGACATGTGGGCAATGAAACTTTTGAAGAAATTTTTCATGACCGCAGTGGTACATTAAGCAATGATTCTGATAATTTAACTGTAATTGGCCTGGATAGTAGTGAACCCGATCTTGATTATGGAAAAGTGGGCCGTCCTCAACAAATCTGGATGGAAGATGAATTATTAAAGGCCCAAAACAATAATCAATATCAAATTATTGCTCTTCACCACCATATAATTCCTGTTCCAAAAACAGGTAGAGAAAGAAATGTTTTGGCAGATGCAGGGGATATTCTTCATTCTTTAACTAACAATAATGTTGATTTAGTTATTTCTGGCCATAAACATGTCCCCCATTTATGGGAATTGCAGAAGACTGTTTTTGTTACTGCAGGAACAGTTTCTTCTCTTAAACTCAGAGGCAAGGACCTTAATTCTTTTAACACATATAATATAGAAGAAAATGCACTTGAAATAAATTTAAATCAAGTATATGGAAAAAAGCATTTGATGGCTAAATTTGAAAATAAATGTTCTATCTAA